In the Solanum pennellii chromosome 5, SPENNV200 genome, one interval contains:
- the LOC107019627 gene encoding mediator of RNA polymerase II transcription subunit 20a-like, translating into MPIKWILHWRPNAGTTVNTQILTEISQCVESINGVKDGTWKNTLSFYKPIIKEQANASEFPQNYLGISLQEHPNKYYMLIREEQLIIEAESSLQKIMETLQSYKLRVTLIFEGFQYQLGDFRVRVGKAVPNNSENMRGIIMEMEYLPISSWEISHQIMGEFFDIWKEALGKRSLPGHFVHIEPNFAEYGLSDHYTSQHTAVQYDIIITQMVATAISSQGIMPPRRANARNANTRKSNAAPSVPDQEVSNAEFRKAI; encoded by the exons GATTTTGCACTGGCGCCCAAATGCAGGCACAACAGTCAACACTCAAATACTGACAGAAATATCTCAGTGTGTTGAGAGCATTAATGGTGTTAAAGATGGAACATGGAAAAATACTCTTAGCTTTTATAAGCCTATAATCAAAG AACAAGCAAATGCATCGGAGTTTCCCCAAAACTATTTGGGGATTTCACTTCAAGAACATCCCAACAAgtattatatgctaattagagAGGAACAATTGATCATCGAAGCAGAGTCATCTCTTCAGAAGATAATGGAGACCTTGCAGTCCTACAAATTAAGGGTCACACTTATTTTTGAG GGATTTCAGTATCAACTTGGTGACTTCAGGGTGCGAGTGGGCAAAGCTGTTCCAAATAATTCTGAGAACATGAGGGGAATAATTATGGAG atGGAGTATCTACCGATTTCCTCGTGGGAAATATCACACCAGATTATGGGTGAATTCTTCGACATATGGAAGGAAGCTCTTGGGAAAAGATCATTACCAGGTCATTTTGTTCACATTGAACCAAATTTTGCTGAGTACGGTCTCTCTGATCATTACACTTCACAACACACAGCTGTACAATATGATATTATCATAACACAAATGGTAGCAACTGCTATATCATCACAAGGA atcatgcctcctcgtagagctaatgCTAGGAATGCGAACACTAGGAAATCAAATGCAGCTCCTTCAGtcccagatcaggaagtctctAATGCTGAGTTCAGGAAAGCCATATAA